A region of Pseudomonas putida DNA encodes the following proteins:
- the algB gene encoding sigma-54-dependent response regulator transcription factor AlgB: MESAQDNQGRILLVDDESAILRTFRYCLEDEGYSVATANSAAQAESLLQRQVFDLCFLDLRLGEDNGLDVLAQMRIQAPWMRVVIVTAHSAIDTAVDAIQAGAADYLVKPCSPDQLRLATAKQLEVRQLSARLEALEGEVRKPKDGLDSHSPAMMAVLETARQVATTDANILILGESGTGKGELARAIHGWSKRARKACVTINCPSLNAELMESELFGHTRGAFTGASESTLGRVSQADGGTLFLDEIGDFPLTLQPKLLRFIQDKEYERVGDPVTRRADVRILAATNLNLEEMVRESRFREDLLYRLNVITLHLPPLRERSEDILTLADRFLARFVKEYSRPARGFSDDARAALLNYRWPGNIRELRNVVERASIICPQERVEISHLGMGEQPASNAPRVGAALSLDELERAHIGAVLAASDTLDQAAKTLGIDASTLYRKRKQYNL; encoded by the coding sequence ATGGAATCAGCCCAGGACAACCAAGGCCGCATTCTGCTGGTGGATGACGAGTCCGCGATCCTGCGCACCTTCCGCTACTGCCTCGAAGACGAAGGCTATAGCGTGGCCACCGCCAACAGCGCTGCGCAGGCCGAAAGCCTGTTGCAACGCCAGGTGTTCGACTTGTGCTTCCTCGACCTGCGCCTGGGCGAGGACAACGGCCTCGACGTGCTGGCGCAGATGCGTATCCAGGCACCCTGGATGCGGGTGGTGATCGTCACCGCGCATTCGGCAATCGACACGGCGGTGGATGCCATCCAGGCGGGCGCCGCCGACTATCTGGTCAAACCCTGCAGCCCCGACCAGTTGCGCCTGGCCACCGCCAAGCAACTGGAAGTGCGTCAGCTCTCGGCGCGCCTGGAAGCCCTTGAAGGCGAAGTGCGCAAGCCCAAGGACGGCCTCGACTCACACAGCCCGGCCATGATGGCGGTGCTGGAAACCGCGCGTCAGGTTGCCACCACCGATGCCAACATCCTTATTCTGGGCGAATCCGGCACCGGCAAGGGCGAACTGGCGCGTGCCATTCATGGCTGGAGCAAGCGGGCGCGTAAGGCCTGCGTCACCATCAACTGCCCTTCGCTCAATGCCGAGCTCATGGAAAGCGAGCTGTTCGGCCATACCCGCGGCGCCTTCACCGGCGCCAGCGAGAGCACCCTGGGCCGCGTCAGCCAGGCTGACGGAGGCACGCTGTTCCTGGATGAAATCGGCGATTTCCCCCTGACATTGCAGCCAAAGCTGCTGCGCTTCATCCAGGACAAGGAGTACGAGCGTGTTGGCGACCCAGTCACCCGGCGCGCCGATGTGCGCATTCTCGCCGCCACCAACCTCAACCTTGAAGAGATGGTGCGCGAAAGCCGCTTCCGCGAAGACCTGCTGTACCGCCTCAACGTCATCACCTTGCACCTGCCGCCCCTGCGCGAGCGCAGCGAAGACATCCTGACCCTGGCCGACCGTTTTCTGGCCCGCTTCGTCAAGGAATACTCCAGGCCCGCCCGCGGCTTCAGCGACGACGCCAGGGCCGCCCTGCTCAACTACCGCTGGCCCGGCAACATTCGTGAACTGCGCAACGTCGTGGAGCGTGCCAGCATCATCTGCCCGCAGGAGCGCGTCGAAATCAGCCACCTGGGCATGGGCGAACAGCCGGCAAGCAACGCGCCGCGCGTTGGCGCGGCATTGAGCCTGGATGAACTGGAGCGCGCCCACATCGGCGCGGTGCTGGCCGCCAGCGATACCCTCGACCAGGCCGCCAAGACCCTGGGCATCGATGCCTCGACGCTCTATCGCAAACGCAAGCAGTACAACCTATGA
- a CDS encoding KinB sensor domain-containing domain: MKWQMKLRTRLFLSISALVTVALLGLMLGLVSVLQMATVQQQLVRDTTHALEVGLKLRQNLGEQLTLILDENTAPQNLRLLQENFQTLLNQGLEQGGERTGFSKASSNYQAFLQAYRESPAPARSMGIEQPLGAAFNQVRTDLIDSHKQALEHITRSEEHTRDRALLVSGVLGLMGLVILVLGFVTAHNIARRFGQPIEALAKAADQLGKGDFDVTLPVTQAIELNQLTRRFGLMADALRKHQATNVDELLAGQQRLQAVLDSIDDGLLIIDRQGRLEHLNPVAQRQLGWNDSRLGSALAEALQRPELEQQLRQVLRGGSLDRPPDDLNIEVDEETRLLTYSLTPVSHPQGPILGAVMVLHDVTEQRAFERVRSEFVLRASHELRTPVTGMHMAFGLLRERVTFAPEAREYDLLETIGEEMQRLTQLINDLLNFSRYQSGLQKLDLAPCAIDELLERAQLRFTEQAAHKQIELIKELELPLPRIQADSAQLDRVVDNLLHNAVRHTPSGGRIRLHARRHAERVIISVEDNGEGIAYGQQGRIFEPFVQVGRKKGGAGLGLALCKEIVQLHGGRMGVFSRPGQGTQFYMALPV; this comes from the coding sequence ATGAAATGGCAGATGAAGCTGCGCACGCGGCTTTTCCTCAGCATTTCGGCACTGGTCACGGTGGCCCTGTTGGGCCTGATGCTGGGCCTGGTGAGCGTGTTGCAGATGGCCACGGTGCAACAGCAGCTGGTACGTGACACCACCCACGCGCTGGAAGTGGGCCTGAAGCTGCGGCAAAACCTGGGCGAGCAGCTGACCCTCATCCTGGATGAAAACACCGCGCCGCAAAACCTGCGGCTGCTGCAGGAGAACTTCCAGACCCTGCTCAATCAAGGGCTCGAACAAGGCGGCGAACGCACCGGTTTCAGCAAGGCCAGCAGCAATTACCAAGCGTTCCTCCAGGCCTACCGGGAAAGCCCCGCACCTGCGCGCAGCATGGGTATCGAGCAGCCCCTGGGGGCCGCCTTCAACCAAGTGCGCACCGACCTCATCGACTCGCACAAGCAGGCGCTGGAACACATCACCCGCAGCGAGGAACATACCCGCGATCGCGCCTTGCTGGTCAGTGGCGTGCTCGGCCTGATGGGCTTGGTCATACTGGTGTTGGGCTTCGTTACCGCGCACAACATCGCGCGGCGCTTCGGCCAACCGATAGAAGCCCTGGCCAAAGCGGCCGACCAACTCGGCAAGGGCGACTTCGACGTGACCCTGCCCGTCACCCAGGCCATCGAGCTGAATCAGCTGACCCGCCGCTTCGGGCTGATGGCCGACGCCTTGCGCAAGCACCAGGCCACCAACGTCGACGAACTGCTGGCCGGTCAGCAACGCCTGCAAGCCGTGCTCGACAGCATCGACGATGGCCTGCTGATCATCGACCGGCAGGGCCGCCTGGAACACCTCAACCCGGTGGCGCAACGCCAACTGGGCTGGAATGACAGCCGCCTTGGCAGTGCCCTGGCCGAAGCCCTGCAGCGCCCGGAGCTGGAGCAGCAGCTACGCCAGGTGCTGCGCGGCGGCAGCCTTGATCGCCCGCCAGACGACCTGAACATCGAGGTCGATGAAGAAACCCGCCTGCTCACCTACAGCCTGACACCGGTCAGCCACCCCCAAGGGCCGATTCTTGGCGCGGTGATGGTGCTGCACGATGTGACCGAGCAGCGAGCCTTCGAGCGCGTGCGCAGCGAATTCGTACTGCGTGCCTCGCACGAACTGCGCACACCGGTCACCGGCATGCACATGGCGTTCGGCCTGCTGCGTGAGCGGGTGACGTTTGCGCCCGAGGCGCGCGAGTACGATTTGCTGGAAACCATCGGCGAGGAAATGCAGCGCCTGACCCAACTGATCAACGACCTGCTGAACTTCTCCCGCTACCAGAGCGGGTTGCAGAAGCTCGACCTCGCCCCGTGCGCCATCGATGAGTTGCTGGAGCGCGCACAGCTGCGGTTTACCGAACAGGCCGCGCACAAACAGATCGAGCTGATCAAGGAACTGGAACTGCCGCTACCCCGCATCCAGGCCGACAGCGCCCAGCTCGACCGGGTAGTGGACAACCTGCTGCACAACGCCGTCCGCCATACCCCCAGCGGTGGCCGCATACGCCTTCACGCCAGGCGGCATGCAGAGCGGGTGATCATCAGTGTCGAGGACAATGGCGAGGGCATCGCCTATGGGCAACAAGGGCGCATCTTCGAGCCCTTTGTGCAGGTAGGGCGCAAAAAGGGCGGTGCAGGGCTGGGCTTGGCGTTGTGCAAGGAGATCGTGCAATTGCACGGCGGCAGAATGGGCGTGTTTTCTCGACCGGGGCAGGGTACCCAGTTCTACATGGCGTTGCCGGTATAG
- a CDS encoding EAL domain-containing protein, whose amino-acid sequence MSALITTLRQIFYRPWMLASLAALASAALLLTASIGIALQQMKQSESEQMNAQGERFLDRLEQVFGQLREGVDILQAQPLRGCNPAMLAALQRVGLSSRFIYEAAYVDANVACSNRGDERAFEPLRAPDIKGPTYSYWLNTTTEPDENLAALMLGRGNFVVSTSRGHLTDVVDLPPGGSLVVVLDNGTRAIPVLGPPQLWPPPSAWSASHNSLLELSDRLIYRMPTKSPDYQLVLIAPRASLPLRMNGMLWLLFPGSVLAACCIGWLVLQLILQRRSMSSELQHALRRGELQVLYQPIIELDTRRCVGAEALVRWRRPDGTLTSPDLFIPLAENTGQIRQITDFVLQRVLEQLGQLLRSHRNLYISVNLAACDVMVPRIGRVAARLLALHRVAASQIAFEVTERGLVDVVVARDNLQALRAVGHQVLIDDFGTGYCSLAYLQTLPVDCLKIDKAFIDALGHDAASSGVAPHIIRMAHDLHLRVIAEGIECEDQAVLLNSEGVNYGQGWLFARPLNARQFAELVTRGRRQGPGRRADDES is encoded by the coding sequence ATGTCAGCCCTCATTACCACGCTGCGCCAAATTTTCTACCGTCCCTGGATGCTGGCTTCACTGGCGGCACTGGCCAGCGCCGCCCTGTTGCTCACCGCCAGCATCGGTATTGCCCTGCAGCAGATGAAGCAAAGCGAGAGCGAACAGATGAATGCCCAGGGCGAGCGCTTTCTTGACCGCCTCGAACAGGTGTTTGGCCAGCTTCGCGAAGGTGTCGATATCCTGCAGGCGCAGCCTTTGCGCGGGTGCAATCCGGCGATGCTGGCGGCGTTGCAGCGGGTCGGCCTGAGTTCGCGCTTCATTTATGAAGCGGCCTACGTGGACGCCAATGTCGCCTGTTCCAATCGCGGTGATGAACGCGCGTTCGAGCCACTGCGCGCACCCGACATCAAGGGGCCGACCTACAGCTATTGGCTCAATACCACCACCGAACCCGACGAAAATCTGGCGGCCTTGATGCTGGGGCGTGGCAATTTCGTGGTCTCCACCTCTCGCGGGCATCTGACCGATGTGGTCGACCTGCCTCCCGGCGGCAGCCTGGTGGTGGTGCTGGACAACGGTACTCGGGCAATCCCGGTGCTGGGCCCACCGCAGCTCTGGCCACCGCCCTCGGCCTGGTCGGCCAGCCACAATTCGCTGCTGGAGCTGAGCGACCGCCTCATCTACCGCATGCCGACCAAATCACCGGACTACCAACTGGTGCTGATCGCGCCGCGGGCCAGCCTGCCCCTGCGCATGAATGGCATGCTCTGGCTACTGTTCCCCGGCAGCGTGCTGGCCGCCTGCTGCATCGGCTGGCTGGTGCTGCAGTTGATTCTGCAGCGCCGCTCGATGAGCTCTGAGTTGCAACACGCGCTGCGCAGAGGCGAACTGCAGGTGCTTTACCAGCCGATCATCGAGCTCGACACCCGGCGCTGTGTCGGTGCCGAGGCACTGGTGCGCTGGCGTCGCCCGGATGGCACGCTGACCAGCCCGGACCTGTTCATCCCTTTGGCCGAAAATACCGGGCAGATCCGCCAGATCACCGATTTTGTCTTGCAGCGGGTGCTTGAACAGCTCGGCCAGCTGCTGCGCTCGCACCGCAACCTGTACATTTCGGTGAACCTTGCAGCGTGCGACGTGATGGTCCCGCGTATCGGCCGGGTTGCGGCGCGGCTGCTGGCCCTGCATCGGGTCGCAGCCAGCCAGATCGCCTTCGAAGTGACCGAGCGCGGCCTGGTCGACGTGGTGGTGGCCCGTGACAACTTGCAGGCCCTGCGTGCGGTGGGCCATCAGGTACTGATCGATGATTTTGGTACGGGTTATTGCAGCCTCGCCTATCTGCAGACCCTGCCCGTGGACTGCCTGAAGATCGACAAGGCGTTCATTGATGCCTTGGGGCATGACGCCGCCAGCAGCGGCGTGGCCCCGCATATCATCCGCATGGCCCATGACCTGCACCTGCGGGTGATCGCCGAAGGCATCGAATGCGAAGACCAGGCGGTGCTGCTCAACAGCGAAGGGGTCAACTATGGCCAGGGCTGGCTCTTCGCCCGCCCGTTGAACGCTCGCCAGTTTGCCGAACTGGTCACCCGTGGCCGGCGGCAGGGGCCGGGGCGGCGCGCCGACGATGAGTCTTGA
- a CDS encoding N-acetylmuramoyl-L-alanine amidase — protein MLSTVKKTLLTCLLVAVAGCSTGLRIDRSHPSANQDERIQFVVLHYTNASLERSLALLTHGEVSSHYLIGDGPATVYQLVDESRRAWHAGDSQWQGRTWLNSTSIGIEIVNPGFTDTPNGRVWHPYSEAQVQSLIALLKDIVKRNHIDPRHIVGHSDIAPLRKLDPGPLFPWKRLADAGIGIWPEPNAVARQQAFFSVNPPSVSWYQQELARFGYAIAQTGELDVATRHVIAAFQMRFRPQRFDGMPDAQTAAMLQVLNRMR, from the coding sequence GTGCTTTCCACCGTTAAAAAAACACTGCTCACCTGCTTGCTGGTTGCTGTCGCGGGTTGCTCGACGGGGCTGCGGATCGACCGCAGCCACCCTTCGGCCAACCAGGACGAGCGCATCCAGTTTGTTGTCCTTCACTACACCAATGCGTCGCTCGAGCGCTCCTTGGCGCTGCTTACCCATGGTGAGGTCAGCAGCCACTACCTGATTGGCGACGGCCCTGCCACGGTCTATCAGTTGGTGGATGAAAGCCGCCGCGCCTGGCATGCCGGTGACAGCCAGTGGCAGGGGCGCACCTGGTTGAACTCCACCTCCATTGGTATCGAAATCGTCAACCCAGGGTTCACCGATACGCCTAATGGCCGGGTTTGGCATCCCTACAGCGAAGCGCAGGTGCAGTCCTTGATCGCGCTGCTCAAGGACATCGTCAAGCGTAACCATATCGACCCCCGGCACATCGTTGGCCATAGCGATATCGCACCGTTGCGCAAGCTCGACCCAGGCCCGCTGTTCCCATGGAAGCGTCTGGCCGACGCCGGTATTGGCATCTGGCCTGAGCCCAATGCGGTGGCGCGCCAGCAAGCCTTCTTCAGCGTCAACCCGCCGAGCGTGAGCTGGTACCAGCAGGAACTGGCGCGGTTCGGCTACGCCATCGCGCAAACGGGTGAACTCGACGTTGCCACCCGGCATGTGATTGCCGCATTCCAGATGCGTTTCCGCCCACAACGCTTCGACGGTATGCCCGACGCGCAAACGGCCGCCATGCTGCAGGTGCTCAACCGCATGCGCTGA